The genomic region CGACCTTCTTCGTATCGACCAGACTTTGCAACAGTGGAAGCGGCACTTTCACGTAGACGTTGTCGTACTCTTTCGACGCGGTCCTGATGATACCGACCACCCTGCAGTCGATCGCATTCACCACACCGTCCAGCGTCGTGCTGAGGATGGTGAGCGATGCATCTTCCGAGGCATGAAGCCCTTTCGCCAGCCCGGAACCGATCACGCAGCCATCGGGCGTATCTTCATCGAGCTGCCTGCCTTCCAGGACGATCTCGAATGCAGAGAACTCCTCTTCGCGCTCCGGCATGACGCCGATCAGGCGGGCGGACAGCGTCGTTTCGCCATTGCTGATCAATCCCGATCCGGAAAGCCGCCAGGTCGTCGCGCTGACGAGGGGCGAGCGCCTGATGTCTGCTTCGATCTCCGCCGGGTTTGCGATCAGATACTGCTCGGAAAGCCCGGCGCCCTGCTCGAAGTAGCCCTTCTTGGCGACCTGGAAATGGCCCAGTTGCGTCCTGATCGTGGTTTCCCTCAATCCTTCGAAGGAAAAATCGATGAACCCGCCGAACACGATGATCGCGGAGGCCGCCGAGATGATCGACAGGAACGTGATGGCCGTGCGCCGCTTGTTGCGGAAGACATTCCGCAGCGCGAGCTTCCATGTATTCATGCGACCAACTTCCCGTCTTCGAGGCGAACCTGTTTGTGCGCGAACGCGGAGACTTTCG from Lysobacter sp. harbors:
- a CDS encoding ABC transporter permease, producing MNTWKLALRNVFRNKRRTAITFLSIISAASAIIVFGGFIDFSFEGLRETTIRTQLGHFQVAKKGYFEQGAGLSEQYLIANPAEIEADIRRSPLVSATTWRLSGSGLISNGETTLSARLIGVMPEREEEFSAFEIVLEGRQLDEDTPDGCVIGSGLAKGLHASEDASLTILSTTLDGVVNAIDCRVVGIIRTASKEYDNVYVKVPLPLLQSLVDTKKVEKILVLANDTRQTPELRKVVETSLKKRPELEYKSWLDLAEFYRGVVNLYTSIFSLTAIVLGVVVFLSIANTMGMSAFERFREIGTLRAIGQTRAGIVKMFMYEGILIGIIGGLLGLIAGSLLAYGINALGGIDVAAPPGMSSGYTAFINLSPKAFLYAFLTSVAASTLSSFYPGYLASRLDIIKALHHS